From Zea mays cultivar B73 chromosome 3, Zm-B73-REFERENCE-NAM-5.0, whole genome shotgun sequence:
CCATGCCCGTCGTACTACACCCAGCGGCGAGCTCCAGCTCCAGCTCAACCGCGCGCGCGGTCGCCCATGCTATTCCCCTCGTGGTACAAAACGCCTGCTTCCCTCCCGTCCTCACGTACTACGGTTTAGGCCAGCTACACTACACAGCGGCCCGCTCAGCATGCTGGCCGGCGGCTCGTCGTACCTGGCGACCATGGGCCGCCGCAGCTTCCCCTACCACAGGCTCAAGAAGCTCCCCGCCGccgccccctctcctccccatCCTCCTGCCACGACGGCGGGTCCtgctaccgccgccgccgccatcgaGGACTCGTACCGGTCCTACTACCGCGCGCTGGTGGCGAGGCGGCGGAGGCGGGGCAGCGGCAGGCGCCTGAGGAGGGCGAGAGTCTGGGGCGCCCTGGCCCGCGCGTTGCGGCGGAGGGCGGCGGCTGCCGGGGCCCGGGTGCGCGCGTCGGTCGCCAGGGTGGCGCGCCGGCTGAGGGACGGCCGGCCCTACGTCGGCGACCTCTTCGCCGGGAACTACATGTTCCTGCAGGTGGCGCCGTCGCCGATGACGATCACGGGCAGCCACGGCGGCGGCGCTGTGGTACCCTTCGCGGAGTACTACTACGGCTATAAGGCCAGGGCCAGGGCCAGGGCAGCGGCCGTGCAGCTGCACCGCTATCCTACTGGGGCGGTGCTCTACGAGACGTAGCGACGTGCCACGGATGACTTCGTCGCTGGCCTGTGTTGTGTTGAAATAATGgtaaataaatgttgttattcagTTTGGATTTGGAATTTTGCTCTTGTTGGCGAATTTTTGTTTCGCCGGTGCTTGTTTCCTGTCCTGTTTCACTTTGTTGACCCATCAAAATCAGCTACGCCATGTCCAGACATGTTCGGAACATGCGTTCTACTAGCATGCAAGCTGGCTGTCAGTGAGAGGAGGTAACATTTGAATGAATCGGTAAGTTTTTGTTTGTATACAAGCGAGATCTGATTCACGGTacaaactgctgctgctgcgacgAATCTCCGAGAATGCGAGTGAGCTGAACAGAGAGGAGAGAAAACAATGTGGGCTGCCTAGCTGCATCGCGTTAAATGACCTTAGAACTGAGCTGGGAGACAGTTCAGTGTTCACCCTTCTAATCGTGTTCCGTTGATTAAGGAGGTTGAACCGTATGGAAGGGGCCTTGATTTTGCATAGGGGATATTGGCATGTTTGTTTCGGCTTATCAGCAGCCTGGTCATCAGAATCTGCTGCTGACGGCCAAATATAGATGGCCAGACGTGCCGGGCTAATCGGGTCGGCCCGAAGCACGGCAGGGCCCGTAGTGCCTGGGCACGGCACGGTTGGTGCCGGGCCCGTGCCGGCACGACCCGACAGgtagtgccgtgcctgggccgagcACCAGGCACGCTGGGCCGGCACGGGCACAGCACGATTAAGCCCCAGGCACGGTTAGGCACGGATACTAGGATACCCAAATATCCGTCGCCCCCCTCTCCTCTGGGCCCGCCTCGTCAGACACTCTCACTCTCTCGCCTCGCCCGTTGTCTCTCGCGGTCTCGCCCTCGGTCTCTCCGTCTCCTGGCGATTTGGGGGCGATTCGACTCCGCCGCCGCCTCACCGTCCGACTCCGCCGCTCCACCTCACGGTCCGACTCCGGTACGGTGCTCCACCGCTCCTCCTCACCGTCCCCCTGGCTTCCCATCACGGCCTCACCTGGTAGCTGCTTGGCTCTTGCCTGGTGGTTTGGCCGTCACGGCTTTGGTTATGGTAAGCTTTCAATGTTCGTCTTCTTCTGCCTCTAGCCGACATCTCCGACGAGGTTGAGACTTCCTAATCTAgtgcttgttcttgtgatctgTGCTTGTGATCTGTGCTCGAACCCCAAACCCTAATCTACTCTACTGCCTTCTTGCTCTGTGATTGTACCCGTGAGGgaccgatctggtgctccggctttGGTAAGTGCTTAATCTGGTGTTAGTTCTTGTGATCTGTTCTTGTGATCTATGTTTGTGATCTGTGTTcgaaccctaaaccctaatctACTCTACTACCTTGTGTTCTGTGATTTTAGCCGCCCGTGAGGgaccgatctggtgctccggctcTGGTATGTTCTTAATCCggtgcttgttcttgtgatctgtgtatcgTAACCggtgcttgttcttgtgatctgtgtaccaACCCTAAACCCTAATCTACTATAATACCTTCTCTGATTATAGCCGCCGTGAGGAACCGATCTGGTGCTCCGGGTTTGGTAAGTGCTTAATCCAGTGCTTCTATTTCTGATCTGTGTTGCTTCAAACCCTAATCTACTCTACTTTACCTTGTGTTCTGTGAGTTGAGCCGCCCGTGAGGAACCGATCTAGTGCTCCGGCTCTGGTAAGTTCTTAATCCAGTGTTTGTATTTGTGATCTGTGTTGGTTCAAACCCTAATCTACTCTATTGTTCTGTGATTTTAGCCATGAGGgaccgatctggtgctccggctttGGTAAGTTCTTAATCTGGTGGCCTGTGCTCTGTGATATGTGCTTGATGGCCGACGACGACACCGTGCCTGCCCAAACTGGTGGCAGTGAGGCTGCTGTTCCTTCATCGGCGGCTGAGCCCATCAACATAGATCCTGACACTGCTGTGGCCGATGCTGAGGCAGACACACCTACTAGTTCTCGGGTAAGAAATAGAGCTTCCACATC
This genomic window contains:
- the LOC100277262 gene encoding uncharacterized protein LOC100277262, with product MLAGGSSYLATMGRRSFPYHRLKKLPAAAPSPPHPPATTAGPATAAAAIEDSYRSYYRALVARRRRRGSGRRLRRARVWGALARALRRRAAAAGARVRASVARVARRLRDGRPYVGDLFAGNYMFLQVAPSPMTITGSHGGGAVVPFAEYYYGYKARARARAAAVQLHRYPTGAVLYET